From Hydractinia symbiolongicarpus strain clone_291-10 chromosome 12, HSymV2.1, whole genome shotgun sequence, one genomic window encodes:
- the LOC130622680 gene encoding uncharacterized protein LOC130622680, whose translation MFFKPRFYLILGTFIALVTSDSCKNPSGTDCGWYKNCLEKAIPCGSSGYAMKYATVYCNKYDANLKHFSTYGQSWVRAVKKCLQKKLAPLLSQTPKPSCATIKQFAFDTHVPCYVKPTTNRDPSFCSLSLGDYWQVLKTIKGAFLTEFISTVKGGWKTLVDCWKRRHGL comes from the exons ATGTTTTTTAAACCAAG ATTTTACCTCATACTGGGGACCTTCATAGCACTTGTTACAAGTGATTCGTgcaaaaatccttctggaacaGACTGCGGATGGTATaaaaattgtttggaaaaaGCAATTCCTTGTGGTTCAAGCGGATACGCCATGAAATATGCTACAGTGTACTGCAACAAATACGACGCCAACCTGAAACATTTTTCTACATACGGTCAATCATGGGTGCGAgcagttaaaaaatgtttgcaaaaaaagCTAGCGCCACTGCTCAGTCAAACACCCAAACCAAGCTGTGCTACGATCAAACAATTCGCTTTTGATACACACGTTCCATGCTATGTAAAACCAACCACCAACCGAGATCCTTCGTTTTGCAGCTTAAGCTTAGGCGATTATTGGCAAGTGTTGAAAACTATCAAGGGAGCTTTCCTTACAGAATTCATTAGCACAGTCAAAGGCGGATGGAAAACTTTGGTTGATTGCTGGAAAAGAAGACATGGactttaa